Within Bacillus sp. Marseille-Q1617, the genomic segment GAAACAGGTGACATGAAGCTGATCACTGCAACAATCGTCATTCTGGCTCTGATCATGCCGAAAGTGATGGATCGTTACAAAGATAAAAAACGAAAAGCCCAAAGGATGGCTGAACGGCTAGGAAAGACATCGATTACAGAAGGAAAGGGTGATAACGGTGCTGCAATTAAATCGAATTCATAAAGTATTCAATGAAGGCACACCGGATGAAAAAATCGCCCTGGACGATATTCAGCTGACCATGAAACCAGGTGATTTTGTCACTGTCATCGGCAGTAATGGAGCCGGTAAATCGACTTTGATGAACATCGTTTCAGGGGTTCTGTTACCAGATGTAGGAAATGTGTTCATTGACGGCCATGAGGTTTCAAGGGTATCTGAATATAAACGTTCCAAGCTGATCGGCCGTGTATTCCAGGACCCGATGGCAGGAACGGCCCCTTCCATGACAATCGAGGAAAACCTGGCGATGGCGTATTCGAGAAACCGGACACGAACCTTCCGATTGGGTGTGACGAAGAAGAGAAAAGAGTTTTTCAGAGAGGTATTGGAATCCTTGCATTTAGGATTGGAAAATCGTCTGAATGCAAAAGTGGGACTATTATCCGGAGGGGAAAGACAGGCGCTTTCCTTATTGATGGCGACTTTCACCGAGCCCTCGATCCTGCTGCTCGATGAACACACCGCAGCCCTTGATCCAGCCCGCGCCGATCTGATTACGAACCTGACAAAGGAAATTGTGGAGAAATATCATCTTACCACTCTAATGGTTACCCACAATATGCAGCAGGCACTCGATCTCGGCAACAGGCTGATCATGATGGACAAAGGACAGATCATCCTCGAAGTCAATGAAGACGAAAAGAAACACCTGACCGTTGAAGGTCTCCTTAATGAATTTCAACGAATCCGCGGCAGCAAACTCGCAAGCGACCGCGCTCTATTATCCTAAAAAAGTAACGGGACTCTGTCCCGTTACTTTTTTACGTTAAAGCACCGAGGGACGGGCCTTCAAGCAGGCTTTTGGAGTTTTTAAAATTTTAACAATATATTGACTATTTATAATACTGAATGTTATTATATCGTTAAATTAACGTTATATGAATATGTATAATGCGTTGGTTTAAAGGGGGAAAGCAATGAAGTCCGGATTAGCTGAAGGGCATACCGCCACGGTCATGACGGAGGTGACCCCTGACATGCATGCCCAGTTCGAGGGAAGCGTCGTCCATCCCGTTTACTCAACCGTTTCGATGGTCTATCACATGGAATGGGCATCAAGAAAGATCATCCTTCCTTACCTGGAGGAAGACGAAGAAGGCATGGGGGCAAAAGTGACAGCAGAGCACATGGCACCTGCACGCACCGGTTCCAGTCTTGAAATTAAAGCAACCGTCATAAAATATGAAAGAAACATCATTTTGACCGAAGTGACCGTAAGAGATTTCAAGAATGATAGAATCATCGGAAAGGGAGAGGTCAAACAGGTTGTCCTGCCCAAAGAGATAATTAGAGAGAGAATAAAAAGTATATAGTATTTGCGTTCTAATCTGAAAGCGTTTACAAAATGTCTGGGGGAAGAAGAATGGATATGTTTGAACAAATCAAAAACCACGAACAAGTTGTTTTTTGTAATGATGAAGATACAGGACTCAAAGCCATAATTGCCATACATAATACGACACTGGGCCCTGCTCTTGGCGGCTGCCGTATGCGGCCGTATGCATCAGTGGACGAAGCACTGAACGACGTACTGCGCCTGTCAAAAGGGATGACGTATAAGTGCGCTGCAGCGGATGTTGACTTTGGAGGAGGTAAGGCCGTTATCATCGGCGATCCCGCGAAGGATAAACACCCGGAGTTGTTCCGTGCTTTCGGTCAATTTGTGGAATCTCTGAACGGCCGCTTTTATACCGGGACAGACATGGGGACAGAACCTGAGGATTTTGTTTATGCCCTTAAAGAGACAAATTGCAT encodes:
- a CDS encoding thioesterase family protein; this encodes MKSGLAEGHTATVMTEVTPDMHAQFEGSVVHPVYSTVSMVYHMEWASRKIILPYLEEDEEGMGAKVTAEHMAPARTGSSLEIKATVIKYERNIILTEVTVRDFKNDRIIGKGEVKQVVLPKEIIRERIKSI
- a CDS encoding ABC transporter ATP-binding protein yields the protein MLQLNRIHKVFNEGTPDEKIALDDIQLTMKPGDFVTVIGSNGAGKSTLMNIVSGVLLPDVGNVFIDGHEVSRVSEYKRSKLIGRVFQDPMAGTAPSMTIEENLAMAYSRNRTRTFRLGVTKKRKEFFREVLESLHLGLENRLNAKVGLLSGGERQALSLLMATFTEPSILLLDEHTAALDPARADLITNLTKEIVEKYHLTTLMVTHNMQQALDLGNRLIMMDKGQIILEVNEDEKKHLTVEGLLNEFQRIRGSKLASDRALLS